The following proteins are co-located in the Haloprofundus halophilus genome:
- a CDS encoding orc1/cdc6 family replication initiation protein — translation MTRYDESVENAAALGDAFGARDSIFSEKGQLDVGYVPGPTNIVARNDELRRLATALNPAVTSGTPSNVFLYGKTGTGKSLCARYATTRVVEAAAENGVAVGRVVVDCSQDDTETRAVRAIVRALNDPDATGLTVPETGLGRSRYYRLLWQVLDARFDVALVVLDEIDRLADDDLLMQLSRATETGKLDSCSVGVVGISNKIRYRDRLQERVKSSLQEREIVFTPYDRRALRQIIRSRADAFQADTLSDDVVSECASLAAEEHGDARRAINLLRHAGELAACDDADAVTVDHVRRADSVAERDRVEALLAGATTQQKATLLAVVSLALVEKTRTFETTDVYAAYEDICAEVTLDALSKRRVHDLLREWEFLEVLEITRTGGGRGRGSFLRHRLLEDPSVIRSVFDESDRFAGAGFTSETNTTWSNI, via the coding sequence ATGACACGGTACGACGAATCGGTCGAGAACGCGGCGGCTCTCGGAGACGCCTTCGGTGCTCGAGACAGCATCTTCTCCGAGAAGGGGCAACTGGACGTCGGCTACGTTCCCGGACCCACCAACATCGTCGCCCGCAACGACGAACTCCGCCGCCTCGCGACTGCGCTCAACCCCGCCGTCACGAGCGGTACACCGAGCAACGTGTTTCTGTACGGGAAGACCGGCACCGGCAAGTCACTCTGCGCGCGCTACGCGACGACGCGAGTGGTCGAAGCCGCCGCGGAGAACGGTGTCGCGGTCGGTCGCGTCGTCGTCGACTGTTCGCAGGACGACACCGAAACTCGGGCGGTCAGGGCTATCGTGCGGGCGTTGAACGACCCCGACGCGACCGGTCTCACCGTCCCGGAGACCGGACTCGGGCGCTCGCGCTACTACCGTCTCCTCTGGCAAGTGCTCGACGCCCGATTCGACGTGGCGCTCGTCGTTCTCGACGAGATTGACCGGTTAGCGGACGACGACCTGCTCATGCAGTTGTCGCGCGCGACGGAGACGGGGAAGCTCGACTCCTGTTCGGTGGGCGTCGTCGGTATCAGTAACAAGATACGGTACCGAGACCGACTGCAAGAGCGGGTCAAAAGCAGCCTGCAGGAACGTGAAATCGTCTTCACGCCGTACGACCGCCGGGCCCTCCGCCAGATAATCCGAAGTCGGGCCGACGCGTTCCAGGCCGACACGCTCTCGGACGACGTGGTCTCGGAGTGCGCCTCGCTCGCCGCCGAGGAACACGGCGACGCGCGGAGAGCGATCAACCTGCTCCGACACGCCGGTGAACTCGCTGCGTGCGACGACGCCGACGCCGTCACCGTCGACCACGTCCGTCGCGCCGACAGCGTGGCCGAGCGGGACCGCGTCGAGGCGCTGTTGGCGGGTGCGACCACCCAGCAGAAGGCGACCTTGCTGGCCGTCGTCTCGCTGGCGCTCGTCGAGAAGACGCGGACGTTCGAGACTACCGACGTGTACGCCGCCTACGAAGACATCTGCGCGGAGGTCACCCTCGACGCGCTCTCTAAGCGCCGGGTCCACGACCTGCTGCGCGAGTGGGAGTTTCTCGAAGTGCTCGAAATCACCCGAACCGGCGGCGGACGCGGTCGCGGAAGTTTCCTCCGCCACCGGCTGCTCGAAGACCCCTCGGTCATCCGGTCGGTGTTCGACGAGAGCGACCGATTCGCCGGAGCGGGC
- a CDS encoding PIG-L deacetylase family protein — protein sequence MHLTAVVAHPDDADIFCGGTLAKHADRGDDVTIVYMTRGEYGGFDTTEAEVAETREREAEAAAETLGAEAVFLDFEDGRVTYSMENRLQLVDVLREHRPDVVLTHYRDDMHPDHRATSRLVTDAYYMCSLPLLETEYEPWEPRNVYYFGKPTSSFEPETYVDIGDYQSTKEDAILEHESQVEWLEEHGGIDAEFDGLVEGVRAEARVLGRTRGAEFAEGFVALHKSATEYLD from the coding sequence ATGCATCTCACAGCAGTAGTCGCACATCCCGACGACGCCGACATCTTCTGCGGCGGCACGCTCGCAAAACACGCCGACCGCGGCGACGACGTCACTATCGTCTACATGACCCGAGGCGAGTACGGCGGCTTCGACACTACCGAGGCCGAAGTCGCGGAGACGCGCGAGCGTGAGGCCGAGGCGGCCGCGGAGACGCTCGGTGCGGAGGCGGTGTTCCTCGACTTCGAGGACGGACGCGTGACCTACTCGATGGAGAACCGGCTCCAGCTCGTCGACGTGCTGCGCGAGCATCGGCCGGACGTCGTCCTCACCCACTACCGAGACGACATGCACCCCGACCACCGGGCGACGTCGAGGCTGGTGACCGACGCGTACTACATGTGCTCGCTCCCGCTTCTGGAGACGGAGTACGAGCCGTGGGAACCGCGGAACGTCTACTACTTCGGGAAGCCGACGTCCTCGTTCGAGCCCGAGACGTACGTCGACATCGGCGACTATCAGTCGACGAAAGAGGACGCCATCCTCGAACACGAGTCACAGGTCGAGTGGCTCGAGGAACACGGCGGCATCGACGCCGAGTTCGACGGCCTCGTCGAGGGAGTCCGCGCCGAGGCGCGAGTGCTCGGTCGGACCAGAGGTGCGGAGTTCGCCGAGGGCTTCGTCGCGCTCCACAAGAGCGCGACCGAGTACCTCGACTGA